From a single Kitasatospora azatica KCTC 9699 genomic region:
- a CDS encoding alcohol dehydrogenase catalytic domain-containing protein has product MSYRCSAAVLTAPGEPMRIEEIELAEPAAGEVLVRTVSAGICATDLHFAAGRFPYPTPTVLGHEASGVIEAVGPGVTGFTVGDRVIVCDQIFCGRCAACLSGAMVYCTDTSGKDRQRHRITLAGQPIRQYLGVSAFAELMLTDANALIPLPSALSHDAGALLGCCLTTGMASVFNIAQPKPGDSVAVFGCGGVGLGAVQGARIAGATQIIAVDLEDHRLAAAAKVGATVTVNASIKDPLEAIRAVAPNGVNLSIEAVGLVETAGQAFEALAPGGQATVLGMLPPGAAVPVPGRLLRHGRSLGGSIMGSVRTRADIPRYADLARTGMLEADDIATHHRPLREINEALRAATAREGIRQMIRFTL; this is encoded by the coding sequence ATGTCCTACCGCTGCAGTGCAGCTGTCCTGACCGCCCCGGGCGAGCCGATGCGCATCGAGGAGATCGAACTCGCGGAGCCCGCCGCCGGCGAAGTCCTCGTCCGCACCGTGAGCGCCGGGATCTGCGCGACCGACCTGCACTTCGCCGCAGGCCGCTTCCCCTACCCCACCCCCACTGTCCTGGGCCACGAGGCCAGCGGTGTCATCGAGGCTGTCGGCCCCGGCGTCACGGGCTTCACCGTCGGGGACCGGGTGATCGTCTGCGACCAGATCTTCTGCGGACGCTGCGCGGCCTGCCTGTCCGGCGCGATGGTCTACTGCACCGACACCTCGGGCAAGGACCGCCAACGCCACCGCATCACCCTGGCCGGCCAGCCGATCCGCCAGTACCTCGGGGTGTCCGCGTTCGCCGAGCTGATGCTCACCGATGCCAACGCCCTGATCCCGCTGCCGTCCGCTCTCTCTCACGACGCCGGCGCCCTCCTCGGCTGTTGCCTGACCACCGGCATGGCCTCGGTCTTCAACATCGCCCAGCCGAAGCCCGGGGACAGCGTCGCCGTCTTCGGCTGCGGCGGGGTCGGCCTGGGCGCTGTCCAGGGGGCACGCATCGCTGGCGCGACACAGATCATCGCCGTGGACCTCGAAGACCACCGGCTGGCCGCCGCGGCCAAGGTCGGAGCGACCGTCACGGTCAACGCCAGCATCAAGGACCCGCTGGAGGCGATCCGGGCCGTCGCTCCCAACGGCGTCAACCTGTCCATCGAGGCGGTCGGCCTGGTCGAGACTGCTGGTCAGGCGTTCGAAGCGCTCGCGCCAGGCGGCCAGGCCACCGTGCTCGGCATGCTTCCCCCGGGCGCGGCAGTCCCGGTGCCCGGCAGGCTCCTGCGGCACGGACGCTCCCTGGGAGGCAGCATCATGGGCTCCGTTCGCACTCGCGCGGACATCCCCCGGTACGCCGACCTCGCCCGCACGGGCATGCTGGAGGCCGACGACATCGCGACCCACCACCGCCCGCTCCGGGAGATCAACGAGGCCCTGCGAGCTGCGACGGCGCGCGAGGGCATCCGTCAGATGATCCGCTTCACGCTTTAG
- a CDS encoding phosphotransferase, translated as MTRVQRVVSDTLGGVSGQRFTSTIGSTSGPDGLEHVTAQFGIGAVQRVRHLPDGLMNDNWRIEADAGNFALKRIRDVPLDTARRNLRTLAALAEAGVPVPTPVLSLEADPVVTVGQHGFSLLSWIDGHHQRGNDLALPEVTELGTLLGRLHEILNRSTTGLPPAFNAPSASVTAPGTALAQIDRYVARLATLDEPTPFDGEAVHFLAQRRLLLEKYADERPTLEVPAGPFGWTHGDFQHRNLLWRDGEVVAVLDWDRIRVRPFGEEAARTATVQFGGEDGLLDLERISAFMDGYRSVIAISPAELEDAVSRLWWKRMTDPWVLVFHYDRGDHSCDQLFAPQERLLAWWTERREEVVSAFTAKA; from the coding sequence ATGACCCGCGTGCAGCGAGTGGTCTCCGATACGCTCGGTGGGGTGAGTGGGCAACGTTTCACCTCGACCATTGGCAGCACGAGCGGCCCGGACGGGCTTGAGCATGTGACCGCCCAGTTCGGGATCGGCGCCGTCCAGCGGGTCCGCCACCTGCCCGATGGGCTGATGAACGACAACTGGCGCATCGAGGCCGACGCCGGGAACTTCGCCCTCAAGAGGATCCGGGACGTCCCGCTCGACACAGCCCGCCGCAACCTTCGGACACTGGCCGCCCTCGCAGAAGCCGGCGTGCCGGTGCCGACACCGGTCCTGAGCCTGGAGGCGGACCCGGTCGTCACGGTCGGTCAACACGGCTTCTCCTTGCTTTCGTGGATCGATGGCCATCACCAGCGCGGCAACGACCTGGCCCTGCCTGAGGTGACCGAGCTGGGGACGCTGCTCGGTCGCCTGCACGAGATCCTCAACCGCTCCACAACTGGCCTACCACCTGCCTTCAACGCCCCCTCCGCTTCGGTCACCGCGCCCGGGACAGCGCTTGCCCAGATCGACCGCTACGTCGCGCGCCTCGCGACGCTGGACGAGCCGACGCCTTTTGATGGAGAAGCAGTCCACTTCCTGGCCCAGCGCAGGCTCTTGCTGGAGAAGTACGCCGACGAGCGGCCGACGCTGGAGGTCCCTGCTGGGCCGTTCGGCTGGACCCACGGCGACTTCCAGCACCGCAACCTCCTGTGGCGGGACGGCGAGGTCGTCGCCGTTCTCGACTGGGACCGCATCCGCGTGCGGCCCTTCGGAGAGGAGGCCGCCCGCACCGCCACCGTGCAGTTCGGCGGCGAGGACGGCCTGCTGGACCTGGAGCGCATCTCGGCGTTCATGGACGGCTACCGATCGGTGATCGCGATCAGCCCGGCGGAGCTGGAGGATGCGGTGTCGCGCCTGTGGTGGAAGCGGATGACGGACCCGTGGGTGCTGGTCTTCCACTACGACCGTGGCGACCACTCCTGTGATCAGCTCTTCGCTCCTCAGGAGCGGCTGCTGGCCTGGTGGACCGAGCGCCGCGAAGAGGTCGTGAGCGCGTTCACCGCTAAAGCGTGA
- a CDS encoding tetratricopeptide repeat protein — MGAQAPVSWPHQVGVLPREADCFQYRDGIDEFQRTASASGTVTLCQVLAGSGGVGKSQLAAHHARGMLRGGRVDLLVWINAGSRAAIQAAYAQAAADVAVAADAAGPEDAAERFLAWLNTTEHRWLIVLDDLTDPEDLRALWPPERADGWTLVTTRRRDASLRGARRRLVDVALFTETEAITYLTAKLAVADRREAEVELADLAADLGCLPLALSQAAAYLIDEDLTVPTYRQLLRERRPLVELVPEEAELPDDQRTALAAVWALSIARADRSRPVGLARPMLHLASMLAPAGIPLTALTSPAALSYLARHRSGPTDGPNGWRDRIARFFARSARRRPPVSMEDAVGAMRLLHRLSLADYFPDTPHHGLRIHQLTQRATRDDLRPKQLAALARIAADALLEAWPDVEADTDLTRALRANSGALHPNAPAALWRPDGHMVLFRTGTSLGQAGLVSAAIEHWQRLQAEAHQHLGPKHPLTFATRANLARSRGTAGDATAAVHELQELLDEMVPVPGIHHPWALKVRASLARWRGEAGDVRGAVSALEELLDDMVRVLGSDHADTLTTSGDLAIWRGEVGDVAGAVSALEELLDDVVRVLGPDHPDTLTTRSDLAHWRGVAGDAANSVGALEDVLGDVVRKLGPDHLDTLIARGNLASSRGEAGDVAGAVSGLEELLDDLVRVLGPDHPDTLAARGNLAMWRGEAGDLAGAAESAEKLTGDRLGVLGADHPSTLTARGNLASLRGEAGDVAGAVSALEVLLRDMTRVLGPDHPDTLTIRGNLAYWSGRIGSATEAVDSFAQLLTDRVRVLGPNHPDTLITRGNLASWRGEAGDAAGTVSALEELLRDMTRVLGPEHPDTLTTRGSLAHWIGERGDAASAVEAFTQLLADNIRVLGPDHPDTLNTRGNLASCLGDAGDPAGAASALQELLGDVVRVLGPDHPGAIATRHNLFFWLRRAATVEDS, encoded by the coding sequence ATGGGAGCACAGGCACCGGTCTCATGGCCGCACCAGGTCGGGGTCCTTCCACGCGAGGCAGACTGCTTCCAGTACCGCGATGGGATCGACGAGTTCCAGCGAACCGCCTCAGCGAGCGGGACGGTGACGCTGTGTCAGGTGTTGGCCGGTTCAGGCGGAGTCGGCAAGAGCCAGCTCGCAGCCCACCACGCCAGAGGCATGCTGAGGGGCGGCAGGGTAGACCTGCTGGTCTGGATCAATGCTGGTAGCCGCGCGGCCATCCAGGCCGCGTACGCGCAGGCTGCTGCCGATGTTGCTGTCGCTGCTGACGCGGCAGGCCCCGAAGACGCCGCAGAGCGTTTCCTAGCGTGGCTCAACACAACTGAACACCGGTGGCTTATCGTGCTGGACGACCTCACGGACCCGGAGGACCTTCGCGCTCTGTGGCCTCCTGAGCGAGCGGACGGCTGGACGCTCGTCACCACCCGTCGCCGCGATGCAAGCCTGCGCGGCGCGCGCCGACGACTAGTTGATGTCGCCCTCTTCACCGAAACCGAAGCCATCACGTATCTCACTGCCAAGCTCGCCGTTGCCGATCGCCGGGAGGCCGAAGTCGAGCTTGCTGATCTCGCTGCCGACCTCGGATGCTTGCCACTTGCTCTCTCGCAGGCCGCTGCCTACCTCATCGACGAAGACCTCACGGTTCCCACCTACCGCCAACTCCTACGTGAGCGTCGACCGCTGGTCGAACTCGTACCGGAGGAAGCCGAACTGCCAGATGATCAACGCACTGCGTTAGCTGCCGTCTGGGCCTTGTCAATCGCACGCGCTGACCGAAGTCGCCCGGTTGGACTCGCCCGGCCGATGCTGCATCTTGCCTCGATGCTTGCCCCTGCGGGCATCCCTCTCACTGCTCTCACCAGCCCCGCTGCACTGTCCTACCTCGCGCGGCACCGTTCGGGCCCGACCGACGGGCCCAACGGCTGGAGGGACCGAATCGCACGCTTCTTCGCCAGGTCGGCACGACGAAGGCCGCCGGTCAGCATGGAGGATGCCGTAGGCGCGATGCGGCTACTACATCGACTCAGCCTCGCTGACTATTTCCCAGATACGCCCCACCACGGTCTGCGCATTCACCAGCTCACACAACGCGCAACACGCGATGACCTTCGCCCAAAGCAGTTGGCTGCCCTTGCGCGTATCGCAGCCGACGCCCTGCTCGAGGCATGGCCCGATGTCGAAGCCGACACTGATCTCACGCGGGCTCTTCGGGCCAACAGTGGCGCCCTTCATCCGAATGCCCCTGCTGCATTGTGGCGACCGGACGGCCATATGGTGCTCTTTCGCACCGGCACCAGTTTGGGGCAAGCGGGACTAGTGAGCGCGGCCATTGAGCACTGGCAGCGCCTTCAGGCTGAAGCCCATCAGCACCTCGGCCCCAAGCACCCGCTCACCTTCGCGACGCGGGCGAATCTCGCGAGATCGCGCGGCACGGCAGGGGACGCGACCGCCGCCGTCCATGAACTACAAGAACTCCTTGACGAAATGGTGCCGGTGCCCGGCATCCATCACCCTTGGGCTCTCAAAGTCCGGGCGAGTCTCGCAAGGTGGCGTGGTGAGGCAGGTGATGTAAGGGGCGCCGTCAGCGCGCTGGAGGAACTCCTGGATGACATGGTGCGCGTGCTCGGATCTGACCACGCGGATACTCTCACCACCAGTGGGGACCTTGCGATTTGGCGCGGTGAGGTGGGTGACGTCGCAGGCGCCGTCAGCGCGCTGGAGGAACTCCTGGATGACGTAGTGCGGGTGCTCGGGCCAGACCACCCCGACACTCTCACCACCCGGAGCGACCTCGCGCACTGGCGTGGTGTGGCGGGTGACGCCGCTAACTCTGTCGGCGCGCTGGAGGACGTTCTTGGTGACGTGGTGCGGAAACTCGGGCCTGACCACCTCGACACCCTGATCGCCCGCGGGAATCTCGCCAGTTCGCGTGGTGAAGCCGGCGATGTGGCGGGCGCGGTCAGCGGGCTGGAGGAGCTCTTGGACGACTTGGTTCGGGTGCTCGGGCCCGACCATCCCGACACGCTCGCCGCCCGGGGGAACCTCGCAATGTGGCGTGGCGAAGCAGGAGACCTGGCCGGCGCAGCCGAGTCAGCGGAGAAGCTCACGGGAGATCGTCTGGGAGTTCTAGGCGCTGATCACCCCTCCACGCTCACCGCCCGGGGGAACCTCGCGAGCTTGCGTGGTGAGGCCGGCGACGTAGCGGGCGCTGTCAGCGCGCTGGAGGTACTCCTCAGAGACATGACCCGGGTACTCGGACCAGACCACCCCGACACCCTCACTATTCGCGGAAATCTCGCGTACTGGAGCGGTCGTATCGGGAGCGCGACCGAGGCGGTCGATTCCTTTGCCCAGCTGCTCACAGACAGGGTGAGGGTACTCGGCCCCAACCATCCGGACACCCTCATCACGCGTGGGAACCTTGCCAGCTGGCGCGGCGAGGCAGGAGACGCGGCAGGGACCGTCAGCGCTCTGGAGGAACTCCTGAGAGACATGACCCGGGTACTCGGGCCAGAGCACCCCGACACCCTCACTACCCGGGGAAGCCTCGCGCACTGGATTGGTGAAAGAGGGGACGCTGCCAGCGCGGTCGAGGCGTTTACCCAGCTCCTGGCCGACAACATTAGGGTGCTCGGACCCGACCACCCAGACACTTTGAACACTCGTGGCAACCTTGCCAGTTGTCTTGGTGATGCTGGGGATCCAGCCGGAGCAGCCAGCGCACTACAGGAACTCCTGGGAGACGTAGTGCGGGTGCTCGGGCCAGACCACCCCGGCGCTATCGCCACGCGTCACAACCTGTTCTTTTGGCTGCGACGGGCCGCCACCGTTGAGGACTCCTGA
- a CDS encoding pyridoxal phosphate-dependent aminotransferase yields MGARPLLNRRLAGMGTTIFAEMSALAVATGSINLGQGFPDTDGPAEIAQAAADAVLNGRGNQYPPGPGIPELRTAIAEHQQRFYGLGYDADTEVLVTAGATEAIAASLLALLEPGDEVIAFEPFYDSYAACIAMAGAVRVPLTLRQPAFRPDLDELRSLITPRTRLLLLNTPHNPTGTVLTPEELATIAEIAVEHDLLVITDEVYEHLVFATGHHPIAALPGMRGRTVSISSAGKTFSFTGWKVGWVTANSALIAAVRTAKQYLTYVSAGPFQYAVAEALRLPDSYFDTLRANLGRKRDLLADGLSAAGFQVFAPEGTYFITTDITPLGEKDGLEFCRALPERCGVVAIPNIVFYDNSDAGRSLVRFTFCKKDAVLAEAVTRLQQL; encoded by the coding sequence ATGGGTGCAAGGCCGCTGCTGAACCGCCGGCTGGCGGGCATGGGAACGACGATCTTCGCAGAGATGTCGGCGCTCGCCGTCGCCACCGGGTCGATCAACCTCGGCCAGGGCTTCCCCGACACCGACGGCCCCGCCGAGATCGCCCAGGCCGCCGCCGACGCGGTCCTCAACGGCCGCGGCAACCAGTACCCGCCCGGCCCCGGCATCCCCGAACTGCGCACCGCCATCGCTGAGCACCAGCAGCGCTTCTACGGCCTCGGCTACGACGCCGACACCGAGGTCCTGGTCACCGCCGGCGCCACCGAAGCCATCGCCGCGTCGCTCCTGGCCCTCCTCGAACCCGGCGACGAGGTGATCGCCTTCGAGCCGTTCTACGACTCCTACGCGGCCTGTATCGCCATGGCCGGCGCCGTGCGGGTCCCGCTGACCCTGCGTCAACCCGCTTTCCGCCCCGACCTCGACGAGCTGCGCTCCCTCATCACCCCGCGCACCCGCCTCCTCCTGCTGAACACTCCGCACAACCCCACCGGGACTGTCCTCACCCCCGAGGAACTCGCCACCATCGCCGAGATCGCAGTCGAGCACGATCTATTGGTCATCACCGACGAGGTCTACGAGCACCTCGTCTTCGCCACCGGCCATCACCCCATCGCCGCCCTGCCCGGCATGCGCGGACGCACCGTCTCTATCTCCTCAGCCGGCAAGACCTTTTCCTTCACGGGTTGGAAGGTTGGATGGGTGACGGCGAACTCGGCCTTGATCGCAGCGGTCCGAACGGCCAAGCAGTACCTGACGTACGTCAGCGCTGGCCCCTTCCAGTACGCCGTCGCCGAGGCCCTGCGCCTGCCCGACAGCTACTTCGACACGCTCCGGGCCAACCTGGGCCGCAAGCGCGACCTGCTCGCCGACGGACTGTCAGCGGCGGGCTTCCAGGTCTTCGCGCCCGAGGGCACCTACTTCATCACCACCGACATCACCCCTCTCGGCGAGAAGGACGGCCTGGAGTTCTGCCGCGCCCTCCCCGAACGCTGCGGTGTCGTCGCCATCCCCAACATCGTCTTCTACGACAACTCCGACGCCGGCCGCAGCCTGGTCCGCTTCACCTTCTGCAAGAAGGACGCAGTCCTCGCTGAGGCGGTGACGCGGCTCCAGCAGCTCTGA